One Argentina anserina chromosome 6, drPotAnse1.1, whole genome shotgun sequence genomic window, tgaattaaacagaaaataattgatttaattataaccgttaaggaatttattaatttaatcaaatgtccgattaccattttgaATCGTCACATTTAATAtccgatttaagtcggaattacgtagcttcgattacgatcatccatttatgtgctgacatgagttttattcggatctgcactaactttgttgacttttgggcaaCATGTACAATTTTGTCGGGCTTttagtcgatttaatcatttaataaagataatttacttcattaatttTTATGTGTCTACAAGTGCAAAAGAAGGACATGCATACGGTGGTGATTTGTAAACTGCATGACAATGTGTGCGGATAAGTCCCTAAGTTCTAATAAGAGAAGGAAGAACATTGAGGAGTGTTTTAAGCCCCTAAAAATGGTGTTGAACATTAGAAGGCATAATATCAATGTACCTACTGTGAGATTACTTCCTCTACAGCCCCATCATGCTAGCCCtaacaagaaaaagagagaagaactGCCGGGAGTCAAAGCAAATTGCCATATGCAACGGCTTTAAAGGTAGAATTAAGAAAGCTATGTGACAGGAAAATAGAAATCTCCAAGGAAGAGCTTGGCTAATAATCCTAATATTGCTCTAAAGACAAAAAGAGGAACAGTGATTATCTCCGACCCTAGGGGAAGGAGATAGTTGTGGCTTAGTTGTTGCTTGGCGTTTTTCAAAGCCTACTATGAACTACGGTAGCTTAGTGAAACACTATAACAGTTTACATATTAGTTGTCCGGTTGTCCCACAACTAGCTGGTATGTAGACGTCATAATTAGTTATAGGAAATAAAGCTACTTTAGTTGGGTATTAGGCTtgattagttttatttttgcgTGCTTTATATTCGTAATGAGTGTCGACACCTACCTAAGTGACTGAGTCTTTGGTTATTGTCTTGCTTATGGTGCAGACGTGTAGTTAGTTATTGCCTAGATATTGGCATTTACCCAATTAATTGGCttttacttaaaaaaaaaaccctttaATGAGctattatatttaaatgtgTTGGATGCTAGTAACTTTGTGCTATTTTGGCGGACTTGTCCTTTGTGCCTATGCTAATTTACTAAGTTGTTGAATTTAATCTGGTTCATATCAGCAATGCATGTATTGGATGATACCAAGTTTGTTATCTGACTTTTTACATGAGCACATCATTTAGCTCATTTTTAGGTTTTTATTGGTGGAGATCAAAACTCATTTTTAGCTCATTTTCATCATTCCCAGGTTTTGGATTACCACcacatttttatatttatggaTTGAGATGTGTCTAGCTAAAAGTTTTAATATATACCATTACACACCAGGAATATCCCACCTCCATCATGGCAAAATTATCATAGATGATTTAGCATATCTATGAGCTTATTCCAATGAACAAAATTGCAAGCACTTTCATAACCTCATAATCATTCAGACTCCTGTAGTTTAGTAAACACTGTGTTGTTTTTAATACCTTAGTTAGGGAAATCAAACTTGGTTAGCCACAAGTTTTGACTGAAACTTAAaatctctcattctctctgaAGAAATTCTTACTTACCAGAAACTATGATGCAAAGTACCATCTCCTTTACGCTAAATCAAGAGATAAAGAGAGGTTTATCATAAACAAAACTCTTTCGGCCAGCTGCTTCAATGCATTGTATAAATTGACTTTACCATAATAGAAACAGATGACAAGAATAAATAATGTAAGAATGTGTTTAAGTGCCTACTGCATACACCATCAATTTAGCGAATAAGAAAGCTAACTATAAAGCTAATACAAATTCCCTGCAGCCTGGTAACTTTTACTCTTTTAGTCATTTACATACAAAGAGTAAAGAACAGCTCTATTTCCACTACGTCGGAAGTATTCGAATATTGACCTGATATGCACAACAAGTCTACAAGAATAAACCTGAAAAATTGGAACAGCTTCTAGAAAGTGCAGACATAAGTAATtctatttaaaattttaagatgtatatatatcaagtGTCTACATTATAAGGCCAATTGTAACTATGTAGCTGGAGTGAGGCGCCCTATCTGGTTTGTAAAGTTATCTACATTATCTGTGTTCCACCAAAGCTTTTTCTGAGCTGCTGCATTGGTATCACTTGCGCTGCCATCCCCATCCCTTCTGTCCGATTGTACTTCCTGTGCATCTTCTAAACCAGGGGTCTCTGTTAGACATTGCTCCCAAAAGACATCATTTGCTGCAGCAGGCTCAGTGGTTGTCATATCCGCTACCCTTTCTTTTGGAGCCTCAACTGAGGGTGCACTATCAGGCTTAGAGTTCATATCAAGTCCTGAAGATTTAGGCCTGTAATCACCAGTTTGACACATTGATGAGATAGCAAGGATGTCGAAAAGATTTGTAGACCCAGCCACTTCTGGTGATGAATGAACATTCATTGAAGTTGGCGAAGATAAATTTGATATAGGTGAGCACGGCCTGCTGTTCATGCCAAGGTCTCGTATTTCTGAAACAATGACAGGAGAGACCTCAGACATAGGGCCAACATCATTTACTTCTTCAGGTACAGCTTCCCCGATCCCACGTAGAAAATCCTCCCAAAAGTTCAAGGAAGACTCCATTTTCTCAAGCTGGACCGACTTTGATGTCGAAGTTGAAACTGAACCCGGGTTCTCTTTTTGTGAATTCAAGTTCAGACCTTCCATGCTGAACTCATCAGGAAATAGACTAGGTTTCAACAGTCTTCTTTTCTTGTTatgattttcagattgttgCATAAGTAAAGAGGCAAACCCTGGCTTCTGCAATATATGAGCTAGGAACGTCGTAAATTGCCTCTGCCGAAGTTCCATCTTTTGCAGTTGTTCACTTAACAATTGCATTTGAAATTCAAACTCCTGATTCTCCCTTTGATGTTTTTGCAGCTCTAGCTCAAGCAAACTCTTATCATTATTCAgtctattgattttcttttcatattcttCTCTTTCTGTCTCACTTAAAGGAACTGAAGAATACTCGTGATTTTGCATGGAATGACTATGAATTGGCTTACGGCGGTGAATATTCTTCAGAAGATGTCTTCCTCCTCTCAAGAATTCCTCATTAGCGAATTCCCATTGCTCAGGATCAACTTTCCTGAACCCCTGCTCATGAAGAACACCAGTATTCAATAATCAGCAACCATGAGTGCAAACATTGGTAACTCAAAAGGAGAAGATACAGGTGGTAGTGTCAGATTATGAAAAATGAATATACAATAATGAAGCACACACAAAACTGCTATAGATAATTTTAAGCTTCCAAATGTCCTCAGCAATATAACTTAAATCCTCATTCTTACAGTAGCAAAACCTTTGCCTCTCCTAAACAATAGTTTAAAACAATTTCTGATAGCAGCTGAAGCCGAAAATACTAAAATATCAGCAAAAAACATGATAACATGTCTGAGGAAAAACAGAGTATGCCAACTGCTAAATGCTAATGCTACAATGTGACCCTGACCCTTTTTTAAGTAGTTCAAGCTATTATATAACATTATAAAAATCTCTATTTTCAGACCATGTTACTTGCACCATGCGGAACATCAACCTCAATAATAGCACCATAGTAATTATCACAGTCAATCCAAACAACACCAAATGCAGAACCACTCGTGATTTGCTTCCTTCATTTTGCAGTTTTGGACCCAGGCTTAGCATATACAGAAAGTGCATCGATGACGTAGCTACTGGTGCTCCAAAGTACCAGCCATATTCCAGTCCTCTTATCGAATTATTTGGCATTATAATTCTAACTCCACTAAGTTCTCAGAACCACCTCTTTATCAAGATTAAATGTGTTAGAAGTACACTACCCAGAGACCTAAACAAGATTGATTAAGTTTTAGGGAAAAGATCAAACAGCCATACTTCAACTGTTACACAAAACTGACCCCAAATTCTACTTCACTATACAGTGTGGTGTCATCGTCCAATTCCTAAATAATACCTTTCTGGTCTTTCTAGAAATAAGTACAACTGTTTACTCATCCAAAATGATTATAATTTCTTACCCGAGAAGAGTAAAACAGgacagaaaaaaagaagaagcaaattATGGATCCTAAAGACAAGGTTGtgataataatataaataaaaacaacacAGGTAGTAGAGTCAGAAATATCCCAGTTCAGATGGATAATTTGTGAATCAAGGATGTCTAGTTGGACGTCATACATATCAGAACAGAACCAACATAGTGCATCAAAACTGTTAACATTCTAATCAGTTATAAGTCTATAGTGCAATTATAGCTTTTCAGCTGGATCGATGATGTTAAATTTAAATACAGGAACATTTTGCAAATGAAAAGAAGAGACTAAATTGCATAGAAATGAACAGCTTCAAAAGAAGACTCACATATGTATTAAGCTGCCTGACAAAGCTCGAAAAATTGTTGTGCTTGAAATACATGGGAAGCAAATCCTTGGCAAACTCTGTGGGATCCCAAACTACAAAACTACAACCAGTTTCACTCCAAGACACCACATGATTGGTTGAAGGATCATCCACCAAGTCATATGTTTTCGAAAGAAAAGGCGCTGGTGCATTCGAACCACCCTGAGACCCATCCATAGCTTCGAACCACAAGTCAATCAGGCTCTTGCAAGTAgatcaaaacccagaaaaattgACAAATTGAATCAAGCTCAAGGTAATGAAAAACTCAACTCCCTGAACCTGATttcaaaacccagaaacctTGAAAAGTAGCTCAAATTGAATCAACTCACATCAAGTCAACTCTATGAAATCAAAGctgggtttttgtttttctcaatCTGGGTGTGCTTGGAGAATCACCCGATTCTTAGTTTTAAAAGGAAAAACTTTCAAGTAGGCTTTTTCCCGAAAGCTTAAAACCCAACAGAATCCAATCAAATCACAATTGGGATTGCCTCAAACAATACCAACAACCAAGAAAGCAAAGAAAAACGAAGATTTTATAACCTGATCTCAGGAAGTGGTTGGTGAGAAATGAATGAAATAAGGAAACGAAGGAAAAGAACAAAGACTGAGGAACGAGAAAGGGAACTTTGGCTCGTGAAGAGCTCTACTACTTTGAGACCAATCTAAACGCGCAACTTGGAGAGAAAGCAAAGAAAGAAGGGGATTGATTTGTTAAAGCAATGGGGGTTTGAAAAAATGGGAgtcatgaagaagaagaggatcgGTTGGGTGGGATTTATTAAATGTAAAGGCATCGTCGTCTTGCTTGGTTGGGTTTCAAAGTCTTCTCACGGACGCAGACTTGGAAGTTGAATGGTCagcagaaatgaaaagagacaaAACTGACTGGAAGTCTAATGAGGTACAGGAGAAGAAGCAGTACCAGAGCTACTGTGTCTATGCTGGAAAGGTTACCGGCGTTGACTGGGGTTTATTCAACTTTCTACATGTTGAGAGAACTGGTCGTTATTCATGCACACTCTCCCACACCACACCATTGTTCTCAAATCAGATATTCTGGTACAGAAAAATGTTTCCTATTTTGCTTAGAAAACGTTGTTTGGTGATGGGCAGGAATTTGTTG contains:
- the LOC126798946 gene encoding heat stress transcription factor A-4b-like, producing the protein MDGSQGGSNAPAPFLSKTYDLVDDPSTNHVVSWSETGCSFVVWDPTEFAKDLLPMYFKHNNFSSFVRQLNTYGFRKVDPEQWEFANEEFLRGGRHLLKNIHRRKPIHSHSMQNHEYSSVPLSETEREEYEKKINRLNNDKSLLELELQKHQRENQEFEFQMQLLSEQLQKMELRQRQFTTFLAHILQKPGFASLLMQQSENHNKKRRLLKPSLFPDEFSMEGLNLNSQKENPGSVSTSTSKSVQLEKMESSLNFWEDFLRGIGEAVPEEVNDVGPMSEVSPVIVSEIRDLGMNSRPCSPISNLSSPTSMNVHSSPEVAGSTNLFDILAISSMCQTGDYRPKSSGLDMNSKPDSAPSVEAPKERVADMTTTEPAAANDVFWEQCLTETPGLEDAQEVQSDRRDGDGSASDTNAAAQKKLWWNTDNVDNFTNQIGRLTPAT